One stretch of Priestia megaterium DNA includes these proteins:
- a CDS encoding thioredoxin family protein yields the protein MKTEQQYFEEGKSIQTYMNDMSTLKEESLAVYEQFQLPKDGLADKLKAHKLHFLAITEDWCGDAMMINPIIRKVAEAAGIDVRVALRDADTELIDRHLTNGGRAIPIILIFNNEGNLLGKWGPRAPEVQQIVDELRATLPSKEDPSFEEKQKEVFSSLRTRYKEEPALWSYVYNSFKETVLAVVK from the coding sequence ATGAAAACAGAACAGCAGTATTTTGAAGAAGGAAAATCAATTCAAACATATATGAACGACATGAGTACATTAAAAGAGGAAAGTTTAGCTGTTTATGAACAATTTCAGCTTCCTAAAGATGGACTGGCTGACAAATTAAAGGCTCACAAGCTTCACTTCTTAGCGATTACTGAAGATTGGTGCGGAGATGCGATGATGATTAACCCAATCATTCGTAAAGTAGCTGAAGCTGCCGGTATCGATGTGCGCGTTGCACTGCGAGATGCGGACACCGAATTAATTGATCGCCACTTAACAAACGGCGGCCGTGCTATTCCGATTATTTTAATTTTTAATAATGAAGGGAATTTACTGGGAAAATGGGGTCCTCGTGCTCCTGAAGTTCAGCAAATTGTCGATGAGCTTCGTGCCACGCTTCCTTCAAAAGAAGATCCTTCGTTTGAAGAAAAACAAAAAGAAGTCTTTTCTTCGTTACGAACAAGATATAAAGAAGAACCGGCTCTTTGGTCGTATGTTTATAACAGCTTTAAAGAAACGGTATTAGCTGTTGTGAAATAA
- a CDS encoding APC family permease, which yields MNNLHRKMGTFSLMMVGLGSIIGSGWLFGAWRAAQIAGPAAIASWIIGMVVILFIALSYSELGSMFPEAGGMVKYTQYSHGSFLGFIAAWANWIAIVSVIPVEAVASVQYMSSWPWEWAKWTGSLVENGILTGKGLAIATGLLIIYFLLNYWTVGLFSKANSLITVFKIVIPGLTIGALLFAGFHGGNFSSAGGVAPNGWASVLTAVATSGIVFAFNGFQSPINMAGEAKNPGRSIPIAVVGSILIATVIYVLLQIAFIGAVNPSEIVKGWSHLNFNSPFADLAIALNINWLVIVLYADAFVSPSGTGITYTATTSRMIYGMEKNKYLPNILGRVHPLYGVPRQAMFFNLFVSFIFLFLFRGWGILAEIISVATLISYLTGPITAMTLRKTGTELYRPLRIKGLNVIAPLGFIFASLTLYWARWPLTGQVLFIILIGLPIYFYYQAKSKWKGFGQNFRAGVWMIVYLLCMMTISWIGSEKFGGLNIIKYGWDMGLIAIVALFFYAWALKSGYKTEYLKEAIHVNNEMKAAEAQTASAKEQIIEKQIK from the coding sequence ATGAATAACTTACATAGAAAAATGGGAACGTTTTCTCTCATGATGGTCGGCCTTGGATCTATTATTGGATCAGGATGGCTGTTTGGGGCATGGAGAGCTGCTCAAATTGCAGGCCCCGCAGCAATTGCTTCTTGGATTATTGGAATGGTTGTTATTTTATTTATAGCTCTTTCTTACAGTGAACTAGGGTCTATGTTTCCAGAAGCAGGAGGTATGGTTAAGTATACGCAATACTCGCACGGCTCATTTCTTGGCTTTATTGCGGCTTGGGCAAACTGGATTGCAATCGTATCGGTTATTCCTGTTGAAGCGGTTGCCTCTGTTCAGTATATGAGTTCATGGCCATGGGAGTGGGCGAAATGGACAGGCAGTTTAGTAGAAAACGGGATTCTTACTGGAAAAGGTTTGGCTATTGCTACAGGACTATTAATCATTTATTTTCTTTTAAATTATTGGACCGTAGGCTTATTTTCGAAAGCTAATTCACTTATTACCGTTTTTAAGATTGTGATTCCAGGGCTTACAATTGGTGCTCTTTTATTCGCAGGATTTCACGGCGGAAATTTTTCTTCTGCAGGAGGCGTTGCTCCAAATGGATGGGCAAGCGTTTTGACAGCTGTTGCTACGTCTGGGATTGTGTTTGCTTTTAACGGTTTTCAAAGTCCCATTAATATGGCGGGAGAAGCGAAAAATCCGGGACGCTCTATTCCTATTGCGGTAGTAGGATCCATTTTAATTGCGACCGTGATCTACGTATTGCTTCAAATTGCGTTTATTGGAGCGGTAAATCCTTCAGAAATCGTAAAAGGATGGAGTCATCTTAACTTTAATTCGCCGTTTGCTGATTTAGCAATTGCCTTAAATATTAACTGGCTTGTTATTGTTTTATATGCGGATGCTTTTGTATCGCCATCGGGAACAGGTATTACGTATACAGCTACCACGTCACGCATGATTTATGGTATGGAAAAAAATAAATACTTGCCGAATATACTGGGACGAGTTCATCCGCTTTATGGAGTTCCGCGTCAGGCAATGTTCTTTAATTTATTTGTCTCATTCATCTTTTTATTTTTATTTAGAGGCTGGGGAATATTAGCCGAAATTATCTCTGTAGCTACGTTAATTTCATATCTAACCGGTCCTATTACGGCTATGACGTTAAGAAAAACGGGGACCGAGCTTTATAGACCTTTACGTATAAAAGGGTTAAACGTAATAGCGCCTCTTGGATTTATTTTTGCTTCACTTACTCTTTACTGGGCAAGATGGCCGTTAACTGGACAGGTATTATTTATTATTTTAATTGGTTTGCCAATTTATTTTTATTACCAAGCAAAATCAAAATGGAAAGGCTTTGGTCAAAACTTCCGAGCTGGCGTTTGGATGATTGTCTACTTATTATGTATGATGACAATCTCCTGGATAGGAAGTGAAAAATTCGGGGGACTCAATATTATTAAATACGGTTGGGACATGGGACTTATTGCAATTGTTGCACTTTTCTTTTATGCTTGGGCACTTAAAAGCGGATACAAAACCGAGTATTTAAAAGAAGCAATCCATGTTAATAATGAAATGAAAGCAGCGGAAGCCCAGACTGCCTCAGCTAAAGAACAGATCATAGAAAAACAAATTAAATAA
- a CDS encoding sulfite exporter TauE/SafE family protein, whose product MDVQLLITVFALGFFGSFLAGMLGIGGSVVLYPLLLFVPPLVGVGIFSAHEVAGIGAVQSLFASVSGALAYKKGGYLNKPLILYMGISVLVGSLIGSTLSNSFSEGMINFIYGVMATIAAGLMFMPKKNNPAADSFEVTFSKPLAAALAFLVGICGGIVGAGGAFLLVPIMITVLKIPVRVTIASSLAVTFISSMGTTFGKVMTHQVLLLPALMIIGASLLAAPIGAFVGQKTKVASLQVILAVVITATSLKIWFDLLMKSIH is encoded by the coding sequence ATGGATGTACAACTATTAATAACGGTATTTGCACTCGGGTTTTTCGGGTCATTTTTAGCAGGTATGCTTGGAATTGGAGGATCAGTTGTTTTGTACCCGCTGTTGCTATTTGTTCCGCCTCTTGTAGGAGTGGGAATATTCAGCGCGCACGAAGTAGCTGGTATAGGAGCCGTACAGTCGCTGTTTGCCTCTGTTTCAGGAGCTCTTGCTTACAAAAAGGGCGGCTATTTGAATAAACCGTTAATTTTATATATGGGTATCAGCGTCTTAGTTGGCAGTCTCATTGGTTCAACGCTATCAAACTCGTTTTCAGAAGGAATGATCAATTTCATTTACGGCGTGATGGCCACAATTGCTGCAGGATTAATGTTTATGCCAAAAAAAAATAATCCAGCGGCCGATTCATTCGAAGTGACGTTTTCAAAACCTTTGGCAGCAGCTCTGGCGTTTTTAGTTGGAATTTGCGGGGGGATTGTCGGAGCAGGAGGCGCATTTTTACTTGTTCCTATTATGATTACCGTGTTAAAAATTCCTGTGCGCGTAACGATTGCAAGCTCATTAGCCGTGACGTTTATTTCGTCTATGGGAACAACATTCGGTAAAGTAATGACGCATCAAGTCCTTTTGCTTCCGGCGCTTATGATTATTGGAGCAAGCTTACTAGCAGCTCCGATCGGCGCTTTTGTCGGGCAAAAGACGAAGGTAGCGTCGCTGCAAGTTATCTTAGCGGTCGTTATTACGGCGACTTCGCTGAAAATATGGTTTGATTTACTAATGAAATCTATTCATTAA
- a CDS encoding DUF3243 domain-containing protein, which produces MSNSVETNHSAKVEGAINSMSEEKKEDILSSFEGFKSYLGDKVSKGEKLGMNEEQLAKTAQKVADYLAKHEEPRNREENLLHELWKVGNEEQQHHLAHMLVRLVQ; this is translated from the coding sequence ATGAGTAATTCTGTAGAAACAAATCATTCAGCAAAAGTTGAAGGAGCAATTAATTCTATGAGCGAGGAGAAAAAAGAGGATATTCTCTCTAGCTTCGAAGGATTTAAAAGTTATCTAGGGGACAAGGTCTCAAAAGGTGAAAAGTTAGGGATGAATGAAGAACAGCTGGCTAAAACAGCTCAGAAAGTAGCTGATTACCTTGCTAAGCATGAAGAGCCGCGCAATCGAGAGGAAAACCTGCTTCACGAACTGTGGAAGGTTGGAAATGAAGAACAGCAGCATCACCTTGCCCATATGCTTGTAAGATTGGTTCAATAA
- a CDS encoding 5'-nucleotidase, lipoprotein e(P4) family, translating into MNKKLSALTGVAVLAFSLTACAPQQEKEVSAEKKEPVQNLAEQQIMADAWYQTSGEMKALYYQGYNTGKLRLDEALAKSTDKKPAIILDLDETVLDNSPFQASAIKTGKGFPYKWDEWVQAAKAKAVPGAVDFLTYANQKGVDIYYISGRTTSQLEATIKNLKNLHIPQATKDHVLLTGPKDEGKETRRQKVATNHNVVLLFGDNLSDFSGFDKKSITDRNKLVEEQKEAFGQKLIVFPDPMYGDWEGAIYNYDYSISDKQKDKLRREQLQYFN; encoded by the coding sequence ATGAATAAGAAATTATCAGCGTTGACAGGGGTGGCTGTACTTGCTTTTTCACTTACAGCATGTGCCCCTCAGCAGGAAAAAGAAGTGTCTGCTGAGAAAAAAGAACCCGTTCAAAACCTAGCTGAACAGCAAATCATGGCGGACGCTTGGTACCAAACATCCGGCGAAATGAAAGCTTTGTATTACCAAGGCTATAATACAGGAAAGCTTCGTTTAGATGAGGCGCTTGCAAAAAGTACCGATAAAAAGCCTGCCATTATTTTGGATTTAGATGAGACCGTACTTGATAATAGTCCATTTCAAGCATCAGCAATCAAAACCGGCAAAGGATTTCCTTATAAGTGGGATGAGTGGGTGCAAGCAGCAAAAGCGAAAGCAGTACCAGGTGCTGTTGATTTCTTGACGTATGCGAATCAAAAAGGCGTAGATATTTACTATATTTCAGGCCGTACAACTTCTCAGCTTGAGGCAACAATTAAAAACCTAAAGAATTTACATATTCCTCAAGCAACCAAAGACCATGTGCTATTAACGGGTCCAAAAGATGAAGGAAAAGAAACGCGCCGTCAAAAAGTAGCGACGAATCATAATGTAGTCCTGCTGTTTGGTGATAACTTATCTGATTTTAGCGGCTTTGATAAAAAGTCCATTACTGATCGAAATAAGCTTGTAGAAGAGCAAAAAGAAGCGTTTGGCCAAAAGCTAATCGTATTTCCAGATCCAATGTATGGAGATTGGGAAGGAGCTATTTATAACTACGACTACTCGATTTCGGACAAACAAAAAGATAAGCTTCGCCGCGAACAGCTTCAGTATTTCAACTAA
- a CDS encoding YitT family protein, with the protein MNHVKQWGWITFGCLCVAIGIQFLTASNLVIGGTAGLGIVLQHLTGISFGVLFFIINLPFYFMALTQIGLQFTIKSFISVSLMSVMSDLLAANFSFALPYPLVAAVVGGIIVGIGLIFLFRHGSSLGGINMLCVFLDKRFGINPGKTMLLTDVLIVGSATVVFGVVQVLYSLIGIFIMTGLLGRYHKRSPIERTGEHIEEEAKQQTASTM; encoded by the coding sequence ATGAATCACGTAAAACAATGGGGATGGATTACCTTTGGCTGTTTGTGCGTTGCCATCGGAATTCAATTTTTAACCGCTTCTAACCTCGTTATTGGCGGAACAGCAGGACTTGGAATCGTCCTGCAGCATTTAACCGGTATTTCATTTGGGGTATTGTTCTTTATTATCAATTTACCATTTTATTTCATGGCTCTTACGCAAATTGGACTTCAATTTACGATAAAAAGCTTCATCAGCGTTAGCCTGATGTCAGTGATGTCCGATTTATTAGCTGCCAACTTTTCATTTGCGCTTCCATATCCGCTTGTAGCTGCGGTTGTGGGCGGCATTATTGTCGGCATTGGACTGATCTTTTTGTTTCGCCACGGTTCTTCTCTGGGCGGAATCAACATGCTATGCGTGTTTCTTGATAAACGCTTTGGCATTAATCCAGGTAAAACAATGCTTTTGACAGATGTGTTGATTGTAGGCTCTGCAACAGTGGTATTCGGCGTAGTTCAAGTTCTTTATTCGTTAATCGGTATCTTCATCATGACAGGACTGCTTGGACGCTATCACAAACGCTCGCCAATCGAACGAACTGGTGAACATATTGAAGAAGAAGCGAAACAACAAACGGCTTCAACTATGTAA
- a CDS encoding N-acetylmuramoyl-L-alanine amidase: MKKVWLDAGHGGTDSGALGNNLREKDITLQLVLHARAYLEHNYSVDVQVTRSTDVFVSLSDRANRANAWGADIFVSMHINAGSGTGFETYRYPSEEGSQSSLLQKELHTEILTIMRKFGTIADRGLKTANYAVLRETNMPAVLTENLFIDTTADAEKLKNATFLREVGEAHARGIAKYLNLPSNQVTFYTIQSGDTFYSIAKKYNITVQQLQDANPGVDPTKLQIGQQIGLPVTTYTVQAGDTFYSIAKKYSMTVQQLQDANPGVDPTKLQIGQQIIIPAV; encoded by the coding sequence ATGAAAAAAGTATGGCTAGATGCAGGACACGGCGGTACAGATTCCGGCGCTTTAGGAAATAATTTGCGTGAAAAAGATATTACGCTGCAGCTTGTACTACACGCGCGGGCGTATTTAGAACATAACTATTCAGTAGATGTTCAAGTAACTCGTTCAACCGATGTGTTCGTTTCATTATCAGATCGAGCGAACCGAGCTAATGCATGGGGAGCGGATATTTTTGTTTCTATGCACATCAATGCTGGCAGCGGTACTGGATTTGAAACGTATCGGTATCCATCAGAAGAGGGAAGTCAATCTTCTCTTTTACAAAAAGAGCTGCATACGGAGATTTTAACAATCATGCGGAAATTTGGAACGATTGCAGATCGCGGTTTAAAAACGGCTAATTACGCTGTACTGCGTGAAACAAATATGCCAGCTGTTTTAACAGAAAACTTGTTTATCGATACGACAGCCGACGCTGAAAAATTAAAAAACGCTACGTTTCTTCGGGAAGTGGGAGAAGCGCACGCGCGTGGAATTGCTAAGTATTTAAACTTACCTTCTAATCAAGTTACATTCTATACCATTCAATCTGGAGATACATTTTATAGCATTGCAAAGAAGTATAACATCACCGTTCAGCAGCTGCAGGATGCAAATCCTGGCGTAGATCCTACAAAACTGCAAATTGGTCAGCAAATTGGTCTTCCTGTTACTACGTATACTGTACAAGCAGGAGATACGTTTTATAGCATTGCGAAAAAATATAGCATGACCGTTCAGCAGCTGCAGGATGCAAACCCCGGCGTAGATCCTACAAAATTACAAATTGGTCAGCAAATTATCATTCCCGCTGTTTAA
- a CDS encoding PCYCGC motif-containing (lipo)protein produces the protein MNVLITKSRFITIVLATSMISGCGNESKESSGSKRTEATQHEEQQQHTLGDKREETKNSETLPSFLSDKPKDMQLIYAAAAKHQTLLENIPCYCGCGEEANHQNNYDCFIFENRENGSVTWDDHGTKCGVCLEIAAQAVVDYSKGKSIEDIRQEIDDKYKEGYATPTPEV, from the coding sequence ATGAACGTGTTGATAACGAAATCAAGGTTCATAACGATTGTCCTTGCGACAAGCATGATATCGGGATGCGGAAACGAAAGTAAAGAAAGTTCAGGTAGCAAACGTACAGAAGCAACACAACATGAAGAACAGCAGCAGCACACATTAGGTGATAAACGAGAAGAAACAAAAAATAGTGAAACTCTCCCCTCTTTTTTGAGTGACAAGCCCAAAGACATGCAGCTTATTTATGCAGCCGCTGCTAAGCATCAAACCTTACTAGAAAACATTCCTTGCTACTGCGGATGTGGAGAAGAAGCTAATCATCAAAACAACTACGACTGTTTTATCTTTGAAAACAGAGAAAACGGCTCGGTGACGTGGGATGATCACGGAACAAAATGCGGCGTCTGTTTAGAAATAGCGGCTCAAGCTGTAGTAGACTACAGCAAAGGCAAAAGCATCGAAGACATTCGCCAAGAAATCGATGATAAATATAAGGAAGGCTACGCTACGCCTACTCCCGAGGTATGA
- a CDS encoding LysE family translocator: protein MDIVSITSFLGVAALLTVMPGPDNLFVLAQSISNGKYAGISTSFGLCTGLLGHIAAATLGLSAVIYQSALAFAIVKYAGAAYLLYLAYKTFTAKDSALAVENKEAVEYKVLYKKGVIMNLLNPKVSLFFLALLPQFVNHSIGHVTQQMLVYGAVFLVQALIIFTLISLFAGKVGEFLRKSPALSKRLNLVQGSIFTLIGLKIAFSEK, encoded by the coding sequence ATGGATATCGTATCAATCACTTCTTTTTTAGGCGTAGCCGCTTTGCTTACTGTTATGCCTGGTCCTGATAACTTATTTGTTTTAGCACAAAGTATATCAAACGGTAAATATGCAGGAATCTCGACTTCATTTGGGCTTTGTACGGGCTTGCTTGGTCATATAGCAGCGGCAACGTTGGGTCTATCGGCTGTTATCTATCAATCGGCTTTAGCGTTTGCTATCGTAAAATACGCTGGAGCAGCTTATTTATTATATCTGGCTTATAAGACGTTTACAGCAAAAGATTCCGCTCTCGCTGTTGAAAACAAAGAAGCCGTTGAGTACAAGGTGCTATATAAAAAAGGAGTGATTATGAATCTGCTAAATCCAAAAGTTTCGCTCTTTTTTCTTGCTCTTTTACCTCAGTTTGTTAATCATTCAATCGGACACGTCACACAGCAAATGCTTGTTTATGGAGCTGTATTTTTAGTTCAAGCGCTGATTATTTTTACGTTAATTAGTCTATTTGCAGGGAAAGTAGGGGAGTTTTTGCGAAAATCTCCGGCGCTGTCTAAGCGGCTTAATCTTGTGCAAGGTTCTATCTTTACGCTTATTGGCTTAAAAATTGCTTTCAGTGAGAAATAG
- a CDS encoding processed acidic surface protein translates to MKKLGAILLSFLLFVGVFPTSSFAAASTFDADFSKYLKSVSQTRGFEVTKDDVEYSLSLYDDSLENYDTIADLEEFLGEPIAADLHNLQDVYADFDLDKTSLNALLKENGQSLDDYVYLDDLYDDVGFYQEGDDWYEDDESYDEEDTSYDDELSEEDLTGLLSFMQSEFGLTSEELDRIEAHFTSLEDELSSEATLNRLDQLGERLAAFEDFDTATELSADQIAELMSIYKELLSIFHLDAKFSLVQGGNEKPLSLTDLINLEELKNASLKISLYTTDGKFLADMVITGDMFNSDIITDTGKEVEKSAEAVAKPAQVQKPAVEKKQEPVKKQTNSPVQKTVKGAKLPETASNYVTNTLIGLVLVAAGFVLFRKVRRA, encoded by the coding sequence ATGAAAAAACTGGGGGCAATTTTATTATCATTTTTGCTGTTTGTTGGCGTATTTCCAACGTCTTCATTCGCAGCAGCGTCAACATTTGACGCAGATTTCAGCAAGTATTTAAAATCGGTAAGCCAAACGCGAGGCTTTGAAGTAACCAAAGACGACGTTGAATATTCACTTTCACTGTATGACGATAGTCTTGAAAACTACGATACAATCGCAGATTTAGAAGAATTTTTAGGTGAACCAATTGCAGCTGACTTACATAACCTGCAAGATGTGTATGCAGATTTTGACTTAGACAAAACAAGCTTAAATGCGTTATTAAAAGAGAACGGCCAAAGCTTAGACGATTATGTGTACCTAGATGATTTATACGATGATGTCGGCTTCTATCAAGAGGGCGACGACTGGTATGAAGATGATGAGTCATATGACGAAGAGGACACTTCTTACGATGATGAATTAAGCGAAGAAGATTTAACCGGCTTACTATCATTTATGCAGTCTGAATTTGGCTTAACATCTGAAGAACTAGATCGAATCGAAGCACATTTTACATCATTAGAAGATGAGCTTTCAAGTGAAGCAACACTCAACCGCTTAGATCAATTAGGCGAGCGCTTAGCGGCATTCGAAGATTTTGATACAGCAACAGAATTATCTGCTGATCAAATCGCGGAATTAATGTCTATTTATAAAGAGCTGCTATCAATCTTCCATTTAGACGCTAAATTTTCACTTGTACAAGGCGGAAATGAAAAACCGCTTTCTCTTACTGATTTAATCAACTTAGAAGAATTAAAAAATGCAAGTCTAAAAATTTCTCTTTATACGACAGACGGTAAATTTTTAGCAGACATGGTGATCACAGGCGATATGTTCAATTCTGATATCATCACAGACACAGGAAAAGAAGTAGAAAAATCTGCTGAAGCTGTAGCAAAACCAGCTCAAGTGCAAAAACCAGCAGTAGAAAAGAAACAAGAACCAGTAAAGAAACAAACGAACAGCCCTGTACAAAAAACTGTTAAAGGTGCAAAACTTCCGGAAACGGCTTCTAATTATGTAACGAATACATTAATTGGATTAGTACTTGTAGCAGCTGGCTTTGTTCTTTTCCGCAAAGTGAGACGCGCATAA
- a CDS encoding class D sortase: protein MEPRKTRRTINRKKRLIVLSLLAAIICFGLWFTTTNAYKFARGYLAFKTMDTEEPAAASVSKSKDSSTADSSAEASSVESKKAVHSRTASSEKKPKVSNVSYPKQPKIGDLMGELYIPKLNAKLPIYHGTNEDELEKGVGHFAGSVLPGQNDNSVLSGHRDTVFRKLGDVGEGDSLVVNTAAGTFTYKVNKVRIVDADDRTVIVPKPRATLTVSTCYPFNYVGSAPERYILVAHLVSSTTK from the coding sequence ATGGAACCAAGAAAAACAAGAAGAACAATCAATCGCAAAAAGCGGTTGATTGTTCTTTCCCTTTTAGCCGCCATCATTTGCTTTGGTCTTTGGTTTACGACCACAAACGCCTATAAATTTGCAAGAGGCTATTTGGCATTTAAAACAATGGATACAGAAGAACCAGCCGCAGCTTCAGTTTCTAAAAGCAAGGACTCTTCAACAGCAGACTCTTCTGCTGAAGCTTCTTCTGTTGAATCTAAAAAAGCGGTACACTCTCGTACTGCTAGCTCGGAAAAAAAGCCGAAAGTGTCAAATGTGTCTTACCCGAAACAGCCAAAAATCGGTGATTTAATGGGAGAATTATATATTCCTAAATTAAACGCTAAGCTGCCGATTTATCACGGTACGAATGAAGATGAATTAGAAAAAGGCGTGGGTCATTTTGCAGGAAGCGTGTTGCCTGGTCAAAACGACAATTCTGTTCTATCAGGACATCGCGATACGGTTTTTCGTAAGCTTGGCGATGTGGGTGAAGGCGATTCGCTCGTGGTGAACACGGCAGCAGGCACCTTCACATACAAAGTGAACAAAGTACGAATCGTTGATGCGGATGACCGGACCGTTATTGTGCCAAAGCCTAGAGCCACTTTAACTGTCAGCACCTGTTATCCATTTAACTACGTTGGTTCAGCACCTGAACGCTATATTTTAGTCGCTCACCTTGTGTCATCAACAACAAAATAA
- a CDS encoding class I SAM-dependent methyltransferase, with protein MNNRWNQFIYKCWAPFYDAFFNNGMFYRARKKVFQDVHFTSEQRILFVGVGTGADLAFIPHEVNVTAIDYSSEMLQKAKDKYKNPSITFHQMDAQQLTFSSLSFDVVVASLILSVVPDAEQALKEMTRVVKPKGTILIFDKFETKKKSAAFPKKIFRPFVKLLGTDIGLSFEHMFEASRANLILKENSSVMLKGMYRKIILQKVEE; from the coding sequence GTGAATAACCGCTGGAATCAATTTATTTATAAGTGTTGGGCCCCTTTTTATGATGCGTTTTTTAATAACGGGATGTTTTATCGAGCCAGAAAAAAAGTCTTTCAAGACGTCCACTTTACATCTGAACAGCGCATTTTATTTGTAGGTGTTGGAACGGGGGCAGATTTAGCTTTTATTCCTCATGAAGTAAATGTAACAGCCATCGACTATTCCAGTGAAATGCTTCAAAAAGCAAAAGATAAATACAAAAATCCATCTATAACCTTCCACCAAATGGACGCTCAGCAGCTAACATTTTCCTCCCTTTCATTTGATGTGGTTGTAGCAAGCTTAATTCTTAGCGTAGTACCTGATGCGGAGCAAGCTTTAAAAGAAATGACAAGAGTAGTAAAACCTAAGGGAACTATTCTGATTTTTGATAAATTCGAAACCAAAAAGAAATCAGCGGCTTTTCCTAAAAAAATATTTCGCCCTTTCGTAAAATTGCTAGGAACGGATATTGGCCTCTCTTTTGAACATATGTTTGAAGCAAGCCGGGCTAATCTTATTTTGAAGGAAAATTCAAGCGTCATGTTGAAAGGTATGTATCGGAAAATTATTTTACAGAAAGTTGAGGAATGA
- a CDS encoding GNAT family N-acetyltransferase, with protein sequence MFEYKIDDEVSLHLIESTDAFPLLSLINESRPYLKEWLPWVDSMQSIADYDELIPEWRAQYYNNQGFQAIIRYYGEIAGMIGFHGINWGNKSTSLGYWIGHDFQGKGIMTRAVHGCLNYAFNTLNLHRVEIRCGVNNEKSKAIPTRLGFTEEGICREGEYLYDHYHDLVIYGMLKHEWKQVPYAPWLLS encoded by the coding sequence ATGTTTGAATACAAAATTGATGACGAAGTTAGTTTGCATTTGATTGAATCAACTGACGCTTTCCCTTTGCTTTCTCTTATTAACGAGTCAAGACCTTACCTAAAAGAATGGCTCCCATGGGTAGATAGCATGCAAAGTATTGCTGACTATGATGAACTCATCCCTGAATGGAGAGCTCAATACTATAATAACCAAGGGTTCCAGGCCATCATTCGGTACTACGGAGAAATCGCCGGGATGATTGGTTTTCACGGAATTAATTGGGGAAACAAAAGTACAAGTCTCGGCTATTGGATTGGACATGATTTTCAAGGAAAAGGTATTATGACAAGAGCCGTACACGGATGCCTGAACTATGCATTTAATACGTTAAACCTTCATCGAGTCGAAATACGCTGCGGCGTTAATAACGAAAAAAGCAAAGCCATCCCTACGCGTCTAGGTTTTACAGAAGAAGGCATTTGCAGAGAAGGTGAATATCTATATGATCACTACCATGACCTTGTGATTTATGGCATGTTAAAACACGAGTGGAAGCAAGTTCCTTATGCTCCTTGGCTTCTTTCTTAA